A single region of the Kocuria rosea genome encodes:
- the hpt gene encoding hypoxanthine phosphoribosyltransferase, with product MKAEDVQGDLTEVLYSKEDIDTRIAELAAAVDADYRGRDVLLVGVLKGAVMVMADLCRALQGQYPMDWMAVSSYGSGTKSSGVVRILKDLDTDLTGRDVLIVEDIIDSGLTLSWLRANLESRGTASVEICALLRKPEAAKTSIDVKYVGWDIPNEFVVGYGLDYAEKYRNLDCIATLAPHVYE from the coding sequence GTGAAGGCTGAGGACGTCCAGGGGGATCTCACCGAGGTCCTGTACAGCAAGGAAGACATCGACACGAGGATCGCCGAGCTGGCGGCCGCCGTGGACGCCGACTACCGGGGCCGGGACGTCCTGCTCGTGGGCGTGCTCAAGGGTGCGGTGATGGTCATGGCCGACCTGTGCCGGGCGCTCCAGGGCCAGTACCCCATGGACTGGATGGCCGTGTCCTCCTACGGCTCCGGGACCAAGTCCTCGGGCGTGGTCCGCATCCTGAAGGACCTGGACACGGACCTCACAGGGCGGGACGTGCTCATCGTCGAGGACATCATCGACTCGGGCCTGACCCTGTCCTGGCTGCGCGCCAACCTCGAGTCCCGCGGCACGGCCTCGGTGGAGATCTGCGCCCTGCTGCGCAAGCCCGAGGCCGCGAAGACCTCCATCGACGTCAAGTACGTGGGCTGGGACATCCCCAACGAGTTCGTGGTGGGCTACGGGCTCGACTACGCCGAGAAGTACCGCAACCTCGACTGCATCGCGACCCTGGCGCCGCACGTCTACGAGTGA